The following nucleotide sequence is from Pseudochaenichthys georgianus chromosome 17, fPseGeo1.2, whole genome shotgun sequence.
GATATGTAGCTGGTGTCATCTCGTCGTGCTTACCAGATGCCCATTCCTTCATGTCGGAAATCCACGTCGACACCATGTCATCTGAGACACAATGTAGCTCCGTCTTGAGTTCTTCAAGACTTGCAGTCTCTTCCAGGAGCCTCTTACTAGTCTGATAAACAGTAGACGATAGACATTTATCAAGATTAAAACTTGCTATGATTAACAACAAGCCATGTGCAAATGACAAAGGACACAACAACACCTTTAATAGGAGGCTCACCTTCACATATCTTGTGGAAAGTGCCTGATGGAGGGTGTCACCTTTTTTCCTGTTCCATCCCATAGCATGCACTGTGAGCATGTCCAGTCGTGCTTTTGAAAGCAATAATGAGGTTATGATGTGTCATCTAAAAAAGTATGCAATAATAGGGCAAGACCTTCCACTCACCTGCTTTGGACATGTATGTTGTGGTCAGGGCACAACGGGACAGGTAGCTGTTGACCTGCTCCACCTCTTCCCCGGCAGTCATCCCTGCTCCCTCCTGGTTCTTCCCACTCCATATAATCTGATGGTAAAAGGTTGCTGGAATTGTTGTGCAAAGAGGCTACATACTACTATACTAAACAGTATAGCTTAGATATTTACTACTTCAgtattataaatataaaaaatataaatgtacggGATACAAAAATATTTCACATACCTCGCATTTGGTAGCATGGGCTCGAGCATGCATTACACTGAGGAATGGCTTCATGGTGGTCAGCTCCTGGAGAGCAGGAAGGACACTTGCAGCTTTCTCCATGTACGGCCAGTACTTGCAAGCCACATCCATGGCGAAGAACTTGGCTTTGGTTCCTTTTGAAGATACAGGGGGTAGGCGAATATCTCCCCCCTGTACATATTTAAGGCCTTCAAAAGAAACCCATGGCGACATACAGCCACCTCCATCCCTTCTTCATCCAGCTTAGAAGCCCTCCTTGACGTCTCCCTCGCTGCTGTCCACTGGGAGTCCCCACATGTGCCTCTTCCCTGGGTCCAAGACACGCATTACATCATGACAAATCAGTTAAAAGCAATGGAATCACGATCTACACCATTTGTTCTAATTATCTGATTTTGGAGTAGATGGTAAGGAGAAGTAGCTGAATTTGAAGAAAGTCAGGGTCGGATATACATGGCTATTTTTGTGATATACCTATAAGGTAAAATTATGAATAAAAACTTGCATTTTTCAGTGATCTCTGTATTTTGTCGACAAATGCAGCCACCGCGCTGTCTTCTGCTACAAAGAGCCCATTAAAAAAGGCGCTGCCATCAGAACTGAGAACAAAAAGATTAGCAAATATATCcatgaaatataaacagtaatCAAAAAAGTTAAATAACAACAATGTAAAAATAGCACCTTCCACTTCGCCGAAAGCGATATAGCTTCCTGTTTCCATCGGCAGAAACAGCCAACATCTCCGGCGTGCAGGCAGGGCAGATGAAAGGAGCACCACAGCAGAGCTGGTCTTCCTCATACGAGGCATAGGAGAACTCCAGAAAGCTGCGCTGCAGTGCATCTCCGTTGACAGGTCCAGACTGGAAGATAATTACATATATTGCTGTGATTTTGTCTATTTACGGAAATGTTATAATGTATAATATGGTAACGAATATTTACACTTACTCTTCCTCCACACTTTGTGCGATGCTCCAGCAGCTTTGCAAAGGCCTGTCTGGAGAATCCTGGAGAGATGACCTTGAGCTCTTCAAAGGAGCTCAGGAGGTCCAAGGTGTAAAGTGTGGAAATACTGACCGAAGCTGGCCAGTATCCACTTTTAAGGAGGACTTTCAAGTCGGGGGTCCACTGCTGCTGGCAAGTTTGACAGACATATAGTGGCAGATGCAAGTCATAATGCCCTTGGAACAAGTAAATAAACATAATTAAGACACACTTTACAACAGTTCCATCTACAAATAGTCAAAGATTAACAGATATTACATGAAGGTTTTACTCCAATTGGAAGCACAATGCCTCAGCCCACAACAGTAAACATATAACAACAATTCAATAGAAatccaaatatatatatatatttgtttaccaTTGATGGTAATTAAAATCACTGGTTTGCCTGGTACCACAGTGAAGTTTTTGCCTTTACAGGAGCAGTTGGGTGCCTTCACAGTTGGCAATATGCAAgctgtcaaaaaaaaaaaagaatagcaCTAATTACCATTATATGCTGGCCGAAGAGACATGTGAACATCAAAATGCATGTTTGAGAGAGCATACCTTGGTCATGGGTCTCATATCCACCTTCCACTCTAACAACACATGTTGTTGGACTAATTGGTTTAAAAAACCCATTTATTAAACTGTCCCGGTTGTGGAGTGGCTGTTTCTTGTGATGAAGTACATCACAGTCTCCACAGAACCACTCCTCGGGGAGACACTCTCTACACCTTGGGAGGAAATACAAAATTATTCTAATATCCTAGAATTACTTTCATTTTCATGTGGGTCTTCTCTAGGTATCCAGTTTTCTATCATCACAAAAGTCATGCATGTTATCTGAAATAGCAGGGCACTGAGCATTAATACTGAAAAATTACAATTAGGTAAAGTAATTTAAATAAAAGGTAAATGTTATCTCACCTAATAACAGCCGGCTCGTGGCAGAGGCCACACAGGGGATGACCAACAGCCTCTTTCTCTAGAAGGCATTGTAGGTGGTGTGGTCTCGCTTCTCTCCAGCGCTCTGAGGCTTTCTGCTGCCGAAAAGGCCAGGATGAGGCAGAGCTTTTTTGAGGCTCAGGAGGAGAACATGAGGAAAGAATGTCAGAGAGTCTCTCCATATTCTTTTCTGTGAACAGAATGGGAAAATGTAACTGTAAATGACTATATTTAAGATGAACACTAAAAATCAAGGATCATTTCTTTGCTCAGTATGGAACTGGCCAATATCTTTACTGAATTACATTCCTCGTCCGAGTCCTGAACTGTCAGTTGTGTATAAGGTTATTTTCTCTCACGAACACAATTTATGTTAGTTTTAAACTTAAAGCCATTTTTGTGATTTACCAAATTCGTGTTGTGCTGAAGGTTCAGTTGCAGAACCTCCACACTGGAAGACTGGAAGCCCTCAGTCGGGGGGGATGTGACTGTAAAACATCACACAGAGGGTTAACAGCAGATAACTGATGATTTGTATTATCTACCTATTGTTTAAAAGCTTGTGAAATTAAATAAAGCATAGTTCTTATGACACCACAGTGGGAATGTCTCCGACTGTAGTGTCACTATGCGTTTATATATTTGAATTATTGTAGACCCTCAACAAGCAATTACTGTGTTTTCATTCAATTTTCCAACCATTTATTTAGTAAattcataaaaatgtaaaaataattgGGATTTCAACCTGTAGCTGAGCCTTGGTGTCGCCCTCCACGCCTCCCTCTCGGCTTGCCACGTTCTACACAGCCCCTTTTAGGGGACTGTAAAGTGTCTCCTACAGAGCGTGCCCGTTTCCTCTCCTCCGCTGCTTTCTGTGACCAAGTAACAACTCATGTAAGCTTGATGTTGCTGATAAACTGATACCATATGACAGTGGACAAATAAAAAGGAAATTCATTCTCTTGAAGAACATTTTTACTTCAAGTTTTTCCTACCATATCCAACTAATGAAGTAAAACAAGTTGAACAAGCTTTATTTAGTAAGCCTCTGCCCCCCATGTTGTAATGATGAACCGTTTTGCAAAGGCCCTATACATTGATCCAAAATCCAGTTACTCTTGGCCTGTTCAGCATTGTTTGGATAACAGATAGTGCCAAATTCAAGTAGGAAATGAATGAGGTCATATGGGTTAAAACACCAACCTTAGCTTCAGCTAGCATGTGTTCATGCTTCAGCTCAAGAGCCATGCGTTTCCCTTTTTTGGATGTGGGATTATTGGGGTCTGGGTTGTGTTTTGTTGCCATTGCAACacagccagccagtcagccagccagccagacagcCAGCCAGACACAAGAGATATGCAAACAAACAGCTGCTGTATGAGACAGACAGAGATAGTGAGACAGATTGTAAGATTGAGATGGATAGATGAAGAAATAGATAATGAATGATAGAAAAAGATAGAGACAATAACTATAAGAAagctagatagatagacagagagATAGGTTAAGTTTGGCTCTTAAAAGTGCCGTTGGTTTTATGATGGTGTAGATCAGTgtatgggtttgtggtgtgggtACAGGAGCTGCAGGAGAGAACAGAAAAAGTGAATTATGTAGTGAAACtagctttttttaaatgcacattGTGACTGTTTAACTAGTTTAGACAGACTGAGTTCATTTACGTGTTTCCTGTTTCATACGCGTAACAAGCACATGGACGTGCACATGGACTATGCCCCTCCCCCCAAACATATATTAAAATGTCGACCAGCGTTAGTACTGTCATGTGTAAAACAAAAGCGATTAAGATAACGTATAACTCACACTTTAACACCGACGTATGCAGCCGTAATCAAGACACATATTTTTCACACACCACTTATGAGCTGATATAAATGTAGCTAAACTAGTTTAAGCTTATGTTGAacgtgagctagctagctagccgcCCGCAAGAATTATTTCACATTAATGTTGCTTTGCTGATTATGGCGAAGGCATTTCTCAGACTTAGAACAGTTCATTATGTATGATGAACCATGCGAGTGAAGGCTTAAATCCCCAATTATTAAATCTAAGCAAAACATGCATCAGACTTTAGTGACACAACTTACTTTGTCAGAGGATGGATTGCAATGCCGGTGGCAGCGGTCTTTGGCCAATAGGTGGTTCTCTGAATTATGTAATTTCCTGTACCGATtatacaataaaatattaatacaTTTCCTGTATTTTGACACGATAACTCTTTAATAACCTAAGTAGCCTACggaaaaaaaagtatatattgcCTTATAAAATACAGAAAAGTTTAAACATCTagcatgataataataaaaaaaactaatgatatcttaaaccaaaataaataaaatggaaaattaaccgacaacaacaatttaacataaataaaacaaggattaAAACAAGGATACATttgaatcaatgttgtgtaaagtACCCGTTatggttaaaaaaaatatttttttatttctattcttTGAAAATAATACAGCTTCCGGCTTTCCGGGACACGAAGAGGAGACACGAACAATTCTTCCACTTGAAATGCGTTTAAACTGTGTCAGAGAGATGTTTAATCGGTTCATTTCAATTGTTTAATAAttggtgtttaatactggcaacttctaattgttggaaaaacgaaaacgttcccaATCGAGACGCCCCATAGatcatttggggggggggggcgttcgacGGATCGATCCAGCTTCGATTCCGTAACCTTGACGCACTGCcaatccaacatccaatcccgatTTGAAGTTTAATCAcgtggactgtagtcctaaacgatatctggggattatgggtagtgtagtgtcttcggccatcctcacCTCGATGACAGCGCAAAGTCGATGATGCTCgaactgtcccttataggcctacgtctgtttccggttatttttattttgaaattcagtccctgacggacgccaaaaaagcccgagattattgaattaaaccaataaataaaagcaaggacaattgtgtgttattggtgagtaaataacagtgtgttattttgaaaagaataacaaattagaaggaaaaaaagatttaaaaaatacagatttcagtatcctgaggctctgagccccatttcttttcatcacagacggcaacaaaagtccgaaattatacgatttaaaataaaagcaataattgtggcttgatattgagtaagaacatgtttttatgaaccacacaaaagacgtgctgcaggcagtagaaatacattgcttttaaattcgttctgtgcaacacgaaaaaaatcgtgctgtgtaacacgaaaaaaaaaggggcaaatcgtgttggtgaacacgaatcaatagattaaaaaatcgtgttggtgaacacgaaatgccgtgagactgggttgtgtaggcaggcatgacagtcgacccatgggaggtgggtttagtttcctgcacgcctcgacgtaagagagacgtaagcgacgccacctcttagctccgaagctcttgcctctagaccgacaatttgttggagctggaagtgaacccaattccggagctaagagccggcgccgctgcggtgtgaacaggaaaaaccggcgcttttcaggctccaactccgagccggagctgaaaaagcgctggtgtgaaaggggcattaaaGATCCTTTCAGATAACCTGTGTTACTTCGGGGTGGACAGATGGATTTCAGGTGGTTACTGTACATATGAAAGGAAGTTGCCACATTACATCAGAAAAGAAGAAGACGGCAGTATGGAGCATCAAAGGAAGGTTACAGGACGTCTATACGGTGACTGACAGGGGTAAACGTGCTACAACGGCCCAAAACACTTACATTAGAGTTAAGAGTTGGCCAACAATCACTGTCACTGGAAACTTCAAATGTTAGTTTTATTTGCTTACTTCAACAATGTGATCCGATTTCTGTAGCTAACCTAGTCATTTCAAATACTGACAAGACACTTACAATTATGAAACAGTGAGTGACAGTTGGTCAACTTTATAATTCCCCGAACGTCAACGAGCGCTGCGGTCcatgctgtgtgcatcactcattCTTAGTTAGTCCCCGTTTCCGTTGTGTTATGAGCTTCTTTCAGCGTTTTTTTATGCAGCGCTTTTACTAAATGCTGCGCATGTTTTGTCATGTTAgtgaatgttttctaaatgaAGATAgaagattaacctttatttatcccccTAGGTGGAAATTCAGCTTTTCACTCTGGTTTTTTTATACATTTGTGAATACACACAGTTTTTACACACACAGTGCACATGCTttactacggtggccctgaagtgcaagtcaaaacaacatttcacaaaacactgcagcatttcaaaaatgatggaaagggtattcctttagggagaacacttcttgtttgtgattggacagagccagccggagaagcactgctgtgcttTGCTCTACCAGTCTACGCTCCATATCTCTTGGTCCGATCGGTatgtgaaccggcgacccttggGTTCCAAGGCCAAGTCCCTGACTGAGCCGCTGCCGCCTTTGTACGCATtgtgttgtcaagttggtgaagacGTTTCTttgtttgcatgtgttttggcatatctgtgtttttgtatttgcaaCGTTCCTCCTAATGTAAGTGTTTTTGGCCTTTGTAGAAGGTTTTCCCCTGTTGGCCACCGTAGCAGTGTGTACACAAAATTGGTCAAGTATTAATATAAAAACATATTACTCACCTTTAATTATCAAAATAACTAACACCTGCGTAGgttaaaactagggctgtcaaacgattacaatttttaatcagattaatcacagcttaaaatcaattaatcatgattaatcaccatttgaactatgtccaaaatatgccatttctttatgtatattgttgtgggaatggaaagataaatgaaagaaggcggatatatccatttaaaatacagtatgtttattataactttgttctgtgtgtcaaaatgaaagacagcccacacacctatcaatcatcaaaccgtggggtcttaattcattacgtgatGATTTCTAttaacacgtaatgttgtatcgatgtaggcCTATATAGAGATGCACTaccgcaaaagtattctccgtcaggacttcctgcaacaacaccacgccgttatcttgattctgattggccagaagacatgatcaaagatgttctattgagaagacgatcactatgtgacaaaagttttcaaaaccgtttctagtcttcggtatttccagacaagtggctactgaaatcaatctgactaactgctttctgtgcaatttactcggtgcgagttggcggactttattttgcttactttaacatcatttttcatggtggggctaagccatttcttggtatggttgtagcctaccccagcgctgccactggtgggatgtatggggcggtcCATTCTGCacgcgttaaatgcgttaaatagtTTGAACGcagttaattcaaaaaattaatcaccgccgttaacgcgataattttgacagcattagttaaaacataacaaaacatcATACATAACATCTGTCTCTGGCACACCTGTCTTCACTCGATaatcacacacactaacacagagagagactggggttacctactgtaacccagcttctatgagtaatggcgcagccctctaaggcaatcgctattgggttatccctctgcgcccccgcgcagcactgaaacacttgtagtccacgcccacccgccaggtgggccccaccctcgggcctccttccggtataaataggaaggtggcccggcaatctccatacaatataacttttcttcagctattcgtagagccagtggggcccagcgcttagagggctgcgccattactcatagaagctgggttacagtaggtaaccccaggtctatttcgtatatggcttcgccctctaacggcccctacacacggcggcgtgcgttgccgcttcaacgcttctgcccattcactttgaatggggtgacgtcacgattcgccaaactgcattgcgggagcaaagcgtagattctctcgaggtgctcgctgcaaaagtagagcaatgttctacttttgccgcctcgacggaggcgtcagccaatcaaatccctcatatgtaaatctgacagtacaagcagtagccaatcaaaccgggtgtatgttgggagagccagaccgcagttatttcccatatgtcaacaaaaggaggagaaaatgatcgtggcggtagggaacatacagggatacaaaccgaaggagccaggcatggggggaggtggcaaagacagtgggggaaactggtaggttttcgcttgtttggggagtttatatccagtgtatttcgtttgaatggacagctagcaagcatagacagtatatttagccagcatggatgtagcatgaatgctttgctttgtatgtccggggcgggacattcatgtggttggttgttggtcgggctgctcgcgttgactccccaagctcaagacacgcccaccgccaagcggcaacgcacgccgccgtgtgtaggggccgtaaggctatcgctattgggttaagggcgaagcatgatgtagtctgcgccccactgggtactgcccggcactagaagcacagacacacctgctcaataacaccccctgcctgttgtgccatgcgtaatggcgcatcaccgtccctggaacatagaAAAACATGCGTAtcttcccgacggggtgaaggctgggaacaatacataccggccgctgtgagaaagtagagacgaaggtcccaccttatcctgcgatcatagagggggaacagctgctctctgcgtgtcagacaggtaggagagcgctcagctggatccctgacgtcactcactctgatcaGGCACTCCGTACGAAGTCTGTCAGAGTAAAGGGAACATCCCTCTCATACGAGGGGAAAAAAGGGCCGCTCTCTgtgtgccgagaggcaggagagaggcccaccgctggatccctgacgtcactcactccgacaggacacccagtacagggtgcGTCAGTGAGGAAAGGGAGACATCCTTCAAATAacattgaataaatgaacagggggaagaccaagatgcagccgtgcaaatatcttccactgacattcctccgtgcaacacCGTGGAGGcggaaattcctctggtggagtgcgcttTGATATTCTCCGGGGGATCCACCCCcgaggagacatatgcctgcgCCACCGCctcacacagcctcacacagccagtgtgacagccgttgtgcagacagaggttgcccgatcgagcgctctctataatgctcaaacaggcgctgagaacggcgccatgccgccgtgcgcgccacatagcaggacagcgcgcgcaccggacagaggagatgagatgtggcttcttcctccgatttatgaggaggcggaaaaaacccgtccagggtgatcactcttgacctaaaagagcttgtgatgacctttggcataaaGGCTGGGTTAGGGCATAACACAGCCGAACTGCCATCCCCTTGGATCCGGAGGCATGACCACAGAGAGAGCCgataaatcactcacccttttcgccgatgttagagccaaaagcagtactactttggctgataacatgttgaggggaacctgctctaaaggttcaaatggggctttgcttagtgctcgtaacaccaaagccaaatcccactgaggcgccagtgcgCGAGACACCAGTCTGAGTCTTCGTACACCTTGCAGAAACTGCTTCGTCAGTGGGTGACTGAACAACGTCCCTGCTCCGAAACCCACGTGACAAGCTGATATGGCAGCCGCATATACCTTGATTGTGCTGAACGCCAAATTCCTGTccaacaacagctggaggaatgacagcacgtgaggcagggggcacgtgatggggtccaggcttctttctacacaccaacgctggaacgctgcccacttggctgtgtaggacgctctggtagacgcggccctggctccctgaatggtgcgtacaacatcttgagagagaCCCGACCTCTCTCAGTGTTCCCGCTCAGGGGCCATGCCCATAAGGGCTGGCCTATCACTGGGTGACTGTAGATCACTCCCTCCACCTGTGAGAGAGCGTCCCCCCGCCACGGGATC
It contains:
- the LOC117462564 gene encoding uncharacterized protein; the encoded protein is MERLSDILSSCSPPEPQKSSASSWPFRQQKASERWREARPHHLQCLLEKEAVGHPLCGLCHEPAVIRCRECLPEEWFCGDCDVLHHKKQPLHNRDSLINGFFKPISPTTCVVRVEGGYETHDQACILPTVKAPNCSCKGKNFTVVPGKPVILITINGHYDLHLPLYVCQTCQQQWTPDLKVLLKSGYWPASVSISTLYTLDLLSSFEELKVISPGFSRQAFAKLLEHRTKCGGRSGPVNGDALQRSFLEFSYASYEEDQLCCGAPFICPACTPEMLAVSADGNRKLYRFRRSGSSDGSAFFNGLFVAEDSAVAAFVDKIQRSLKNASFYS